TGAGCTCGATGAATTTTGGAACGGGCACGGCGACCTGCTTGCACGGGACGATGAACTGTATGACTGGATTGAAGAGATGCGAGAGAAATACGAGGGGTAGAATTGCTAACGAGTCTGTCCAAAAGGGCAGGCTCTTTTTGATGAAGGGAGGTGGACCCGATGACGCAACGTGGACGAAAACCAAAGCCAACGGCATTAAAAGCACTGGAAGGGAATCCGGGGAAGCGGGACCTAAACCCGCATGAACCGAAGCCGGAGAAGAAGGCGCCCCGCTGCCCGTCATGGTTAGAACCTGAGGCGAAGAAGGAATGGCGCCGGATGGTGAAGCAGCTCGAACAGCTGGGGATTCTAACGGAAGTGGATATGGCAGCCTTTGCCGGCTACTGCCAAGCGTATGCCCGTTGGAAGGAAGCAGAGGAATTCATCACGAAGCACGGGACGATCGTCAAGACGCCATCGGGTTACTGGCAACAGGTCCCTCAGGTGTCCATCGCCCAAAGTTATTTAAAAATCATGAACCGCTTCTGTGAACAGTTTGGACTCACGCCATCTTCAAGAAGCCGGATCACCGCGGATAAGCCAATGGAATCCAGTGACCCGATGGAACTGATGCTGTTTAAAGGAGGCGGAAAAGATGTATGACAAGGCGAAAGCAGATCACGCCGTAAACTTTATTAACTGCTTAAAGCATACGAAAGGCCAGTGGCGTGGCGTTCCCTTTGACCTCCTTCCGTGGCAGGATCAGATCATTCGGGACGTGTTTGGGACGGTGAAGGAGAATGGGTATCGCCAATATAATACCGCCTATGTGGAAATCCCAAAAAAGAATGGCAAGCAGCTGGCATTGGACACCCCGATTCCAACGCCGGACGGGTGGTCAACCATGGTCGAGTTGCAGGTTGGGGATCAGGTCATCGATGAGAAAGGCAACCCTTGTAACGTGGTAGCAAGGAGTGAGATCGATGACACGGAACAGGCGTATCGCATCACGTTTCGAGATGGGCAGTCTATCGTTGCTGGTGAGCGGCATCTTTGGCAAGTCCAGGTGATGAACAACGGACAACGGGAGAAGCTTCTGACAACCGGAGAACTGTACAAGAAGCAACAAAAGGTCAAAACTAAAAATCGAGCCATCTTTCGCATCCCAGTTGTGGATGCTTTTTCTTTGCCTGAAAGATCGTTGCCGGTGGATCCGTACCTGTTCGGTTATTGGATCGGAAACGGTTGCGCCACGAAACCAGAGATTACCGTACGTCGGGATGATGTCGAAGCGGTTCAACGTGAAGTACCGTATCCGCTCCATAACCATTATCCGCAAGAAGGCAATAGTGACATCCTGGTGTACCATGCGTTAAAGCCGGTGCTCGTTTCGCATTTTAAAGACAAGCGCATCCCAGCTGCCTTCACGCGAGCATCCAAAGCACAGCGTTTACGGCTCCTTCAAGGATTGATGGATTCGGATGGTTGTGTGAGTACGGAGAAAGGGCAATCGATTTATGTGACGATTCTGCCAGAGCTGGCGAAGGACGTGCAAGATGTTTTAGGGTCACTAGGGATCAAGAATACCCTGGGTGAGACGCCTTCAACGAGGAACGGGGTACCGACAGGAGAAACGTGTTATTTGGTCCGTTTCACGGCCTTTCAAGATCTAAATGTGTCGGCGTTAGATCGGAAACTGAACCGTTCTCGTGAAAGGAATCCAACGACGCGATCGCACTTTCATTATATCGCAGCGATTGAAAAAGCAGAGCCAACACCGATGCGCTGTATTCAAGTGGACAGCCCTTCAAGGCTCTATCTAGCAGGACGATCCATGGTCCCGACCCATAACAGTGAACTGGCTGCGGCTATCGCACTGCTCATGACGTGTGGCGATGCCGAATGGGGTGCGGAAGTCTATGGCTGTGCCTCTGACCGCCAACAGGCCTCCATTGTCTTTGATGTCGCCGTGGAGATGGTAGAACAATCCCCTGCTTTACGGAAACACATCAAACCGGTGATGTCGATGAAGCGCCTCGTCTATAAGCCGACGAACAGTTTCTATCAAGTGCTCTCTGCAGAAGCGTTCACGAAGCATGGTCTGAACGTCCATGCCGTGGTGTTTGATGAACTGCATGCCCAGCCGAACCGGGATTTGTATGACGTTATGACGAAGGGGTCCGGGGATGCCCGTAACCAGCCGCTGTTCTTTTTGATTACGACGGCAGGTAATGACCGGAACTCCATCTGTTATGAAGTGCACCAGAAAGCGATTGATTTAGAAGCAGGGAGGAAAGTAGATCCGAGTTTTTATTCCGCTATTTATGGCGTCGCCGATGACGATGATTGGGCGGATGAAGCCAACTGGTATAAAGCCAACCCGTCACTCGGGCACACCATCGATATTGAAAAGGTGCGGATCGCCTTTCAAAGTGCCCGTGAGAACCCGGCGGAGGAGAACCTCTTCCGACAACTGCGGTTGAATCAATGGGTGAAACAATCTACTCGTTGGATGCCAATGGAGAAGTGGGATGCGTGTGGCACCGACGTGGATCCGGAAAGCCTGAAGGGACGGGTCTGTTATGGCGGGTTGGACTTATCGAGTACGACCGACGTGACAGCCTTTGTGTTACTGTTCCCGCCGCGAACAGAGGATGAGAATTACATTGTCCTTCCGTACTTTTGGGTGCCGGATGAGAACTTGAAGCAGCGCGTCCGGCGTGATCATGTGCCGTATGACATTTGGGAACAACAAGGGCATCTCCAAACAACTGAAGGGAATGTCGTGCATTACGGCTTTATTGAAACGTTCATAGAAGAACTGGGCACCAAGTACAACATTAAAGAAATTGCTTTTGACCGCTGGGGTGCCGTGCAGATGGTCCAGAACTTAGAAAGGATGGGCTTCAACGTCATCCCGTTCGGTCAGGGCTATAAGGATATGAGTCCACCGTCGAAAGAGTTGATGAAACTGACCCTTGAAGAGAAGATCCAGCATGGGAACCATCCGGTGTTGCGCTGGATGATGGACAACATCTTTGTGAAGACGGATCCGGCCGGTAACATCAAACCGGATAAGGAAAAGAGTACCGAGCGGATTGATGGTGCAGTCGCACTCATCATGGCCTTGGACCGTGCGATTCGGAACGAAGACAAGGCAAGCGTGTACGAGGATCGCGGGATTCTTTTTTTATAAATCGGAATAGACGCAAACTGCGTCTTTATTGAACACGTCAACCGCCGTTGACACATGTGATATTCGAACTGCCAATGACCTCATTCAATTCCGAGATTAGTTGAGCCAAATCTTCCCCGGAGGTGTGTTCCTGCAAAGCTTTATTTGATTCGTGAGGGATTCCAAAATGAAGGATGACGGGTTTCGTTTCCGGCCAACTGGCTACAATTCCGGATACAGGCATAAGTGCTGTAATGACCATGTTATCCACGACCTTTCTTTTAATGAGATGATTTCAGTGTAAGAGATAGAGATAGAAGGGTCAATTGTGAACTGCTTAATCCAGCATCTCCCCAAACGGAGGTGCTTTTTTTATGCCGAAAATCAGGAGGTTGCTATGAATATTCCGTTCTTAAACAAGTTGTTTCCGTCAAGAGCGAGCCCGAAGAACAGCTTGTTTGGCAGTACGTACAGCTTCTTCTTTGGCGGGAGCTCCAGTGGCAAGAGTGTCAATGAAACAACGGCGATGCAGACGACCGCCGTGTATGCCTGCGTGCGGGTCCTGGCAGAAACCATCGCCAGCCTGCCGCTGCATGTGTATACGCACACCGACAACGGCAAAGACAAAGCCTTCGATCATCCGCTGTATTTTATGCTGCACGATGAACCGAACCCGGAGATGACCTCGTTCGTGTTCCGAGAAACAATGGTCAGTCACCTGCTTTTGTGGGGAAACGCCTACGCACAAGTCATCCGGGATGGCCGTGGGCAGGTATTGGCGTTGTATCCCCTTTTACCGGATCGGATGACCGTAGACCGGAACGCGAAAGGCCAGCTCTTTTATGAGTACCGAAAAGACACCGGTTCCGTATTGCTGAAACCGGAAGAGGTGCTTCACATACCGGGGCTCGGCTTTGATGGCCTTGTCGGGTACTCGCCGGTGGCCATGGCGAAGAATGCGATCGGGATGGCGATTGCCACTGAGGAATACGGGGCGAAGTTCTTCTCCAATGGGGCGAACCCAGGTGGCGTCTTGCAACATCCGGGCGTGGTGAAAGATCCACGCAAGATTCGCGAGAGTTGGAACAGCGTCTACCAAGGATCCAGTAATGCGCATCGGGTGGCGGTATTGGAGGAAGGCATGACCTTTCAAAGCATCGGAATCCCGCCGGATCAGGCGCAGTTCCTTGAAACAAGGAAGTACCAAACCGAAGAGATCTGTCGGATCTTCCGAGTCCCGCCGCACCTCGTCGGGAATCTCGATCGGGCGACGTTCAGTAACATTGAGCACCAGTCGATCAGCTTCATTGACAACACGATCATGCCGTGGGTGTCGCGGCTCGAACAGGCGATGAAGCGGGCCCTCTTGTCCCCGGACGAGAAGAAACAGTACCTGATCAAGTTCAATTTGAATGGTCGTCTTCGTGGGGACGCTGGATCCCGCGCACAGTTCTATCAGATCATGCGTCAAAACGGGGTGATGTCCGCCAACGATATCCGGGAGCTCGAAGAGATGAACCGCATTCCGGATGATGAGGGTGGATCCAAGTACCTCGTGAACGGCAACTTTGTCGACATGGCGAAGGCTGGTGCGTGGACAGGTCAGTACGAGGACAAACAAGAACGAGAGGAGGAAAACACGTGAGAACCTTTTGGAATTGGGAAAACCGTGAAGACGGGCGTACCTTGCACTTAGACGGGGTGATTGCCGAAGAAACGTGGTTTGGGGATGAAGTGACACCCGCTGCGTTTAAGGAAGATTTGATGGCAGACAAAGGCGACATTACCGTGTGGATCAATTCACCGGGTGGTGATGTCTTCGCTGCGAGCCAGATTTACAACATGCTGATGGAATACCCAGGCCAGGTGACGGTGAAGATTGACGGCGTTGCGGCGAGTGCCGCTTCGGTCATTGCCATGGCGGGCACGAAGGTGTTGATGTCACCGGTGAGTATGATGATGATCCATAACCCGATGACAATGGCGATTGGGGATTCTTCGGAGATGAAGCGGGCGATGGAGATGCTTCGGGAAGTGAAAGAGAGCATCATGAACGCGTATGAGCTGCGGACGGAACTGCCTCGTACCCGGCTTGCGAAACTGATGGATGACGAGAGCTGGTTCAATGCGAAAAAGGCCGTGGAGCTAGGATTCGCCGATGAGGTCTTATTCACCGGTGAAGAGAGCCCGGAGCCTGCGGTGTCCATGCTCTATAACCAAAGTGCGGTGGTCAATACATTCTTGAAGCAGTTTCCGAGTGCACCACCTGATAACGATACTGATGTGCAAGCATTGTATGACCGATTAAGACTATTGCAATAAACCAAAAAGATGGAGGGATTCACATGAATCAAGCAATGGCATTACGAGAAGAACGAGCGAAGACGTGGGAGAAGGCAAAGGCGTATCTCGATGAAAACAAGACGAAGGAAGGTCGGTTGTCCGCCGAACATAAAGAGGTGTACGAGCGGATGGAACAGGAGATCACCGACCTAGGAAAAGATATCGAGCGGATAGAGCGGTATGAGGCCATGGAGCGGGAGTTGTCCAAGCCGATCAATGAACCGATGACGACGAAACCGCAAGGGGCTGATCGGGACAAGACGGGTCGGGCAAGTGATGAGTACCGTCAGTCCTTTTGGCGAGCGATGCGAAAGCAGGGCGGCTACGAGGTGCAAAACGCCCTCAAGATTGGCACGGACTCCGAAGGTGGCTACTTGGCGCCGGATGAGTTTGAACGGACGTTAATCGAAGCCCTCGAAGAAGAGAACATTTTCCGGTCCATGGCGAAGGTGATCACCACATCCTCAGGTGATCGGAAAATTCCAGTCGTCGCATCCAAAGGCACAGCGTCATGGGTGGATGAAGAAGGCGCGATTCCGGAGTCCGATGATGCGTTCGGTCAGGTGTCGATCGGGGCGTATAAAGTGGCGACGATGATCAAGGTCTCCGAAGAGCTCCTGCATGACAACGTGTTTAATCTGGAATCGTATATTGCGAAAGAGTTCGCCCGTCGGATTGGGGCCAAGGAAGAAGAAGCGTTCTTCACAGGAGATGGCACTGGCAAACCGACGGGCATTTTCAATGAGACTGGTGGTGGACAAGTGGGTGTGACCGCAGCTTCGGCCACAGCAATTACCGTCGATGAGATCATGGATCTGTTTTATTCCCTTCGTTCGCCGTACCGTAAAAAGGCGGCGTTTGTGACGAACGACTCCACCGTGAAGTTGATCCGCAAGTTGAAGGACGGGAATGGGCAGTATCTCTGGCAACCGTCGATTCAGGCCGGACAGCCGGACACGATCTTGAACCGTCCGGTGAAAACGTCCGCGTATGTGCCGATCGCTGAGAGCGGGGCTAAGTCGATGGCCTTTGGCGACTTTGGGTACTACTGGGTCGCCGACCGTCAAGGCCGTTCCTTTCAACGGTTGAACGAGCTGTATGCGGTGACGGGCCAAGTCGGTTTCCGTGCCACGCAGCGGGTCGACGGCAAGCTCATTCTCCCGGAAGCAATTAAACTCTTAAAGCAGAAAGGCTAGGTGAAGACAGATGGCGAACGTGAAGAACTATCAGGTCCAGGGCGGTGAGCGCCTGATCATTGGCGGCACGATCGAAGTGGAAGGTGAGGGAAGCATCCTCGTCGATGACGTGCCCTTTGGTCCTGCCGCTCATCAGGAAGCGAGTACGGCTGAGACCGTGGAAGGCTTACGGGATGACCTGAATTTATTAATTACCCAATTAACTGCGGCTGGACTGATCAAGACTGACTAGGAGGTGAGGGCATGGTTCTCTCATTGGAAGACGTGAAGACCTATTTACGCGTGGACGGTGATGAGGAAGATGCCCTCATCACATTTTTGATTCAGGCCGCGACAGAGCTATGCGAAGAGATTCTCCGCTATGAAATCGAGGACATCGCGCAAGAACCGGCGATGGTCAAACAGGCCATTTTGTATGGGATTGCCAACATGTATGAAAAACGCGAGGGGACGTATTACTACCTCCGTGATGAAGGTGGGGGCATTGAAGATACAATGCGGATGATGCGGATCTTCTTAAGCGGCCACCGGAAGGCGGGGTGGTGAGGATGGATATTGGCGATCTAAGGCATCGCATCACCCTAATGTCGAAAAATGTCGAAACGAACGAGAACGGCTTTGAGGTCGTTACGTGGCAAGAGGTCGATGAGGTGTGGGCACATGTGGCGAACTTAACGGCACGGGATTTCTTTTCCGCTTCCCGTGTACAGATGCAGCACACCGTCCTGTTTACGATCCGTTATCATCCGGATGTGGATGAATCACTTAGGATCCGTTTCCTGGAGAAGGTGTATCGCCTTACGGGGATCGATCAGAAACAGTACAAAAACCGGTTCATGGAATTGAAGGCATTGGAGGTGGACGCCGATGAAAGTGGAAATGACGGGCATGGATGAGGTGCTTCGGAACCTGGATGCGATGGGCCAAAAAGGTCGTCGCATTGAGAACAAGGCGCTGCTTGAAGCCGGCAAGATGGTCCAGGAAGCGATTCAAAAGGAGACACCCGAAGATAGTGGAACCTTGAAACGGAGTATCCAAGTCTCAAATGTGAAAACGAAAGACGGGATGAAACATGTCCTCGTCGGTCCGGATAAGACCGGCTGGTACGGCTCCTTTGTCGAGTTCGGGACCGTGAAGATGCGTCCAACACCCTTTATGAGCCGGGGCTATGAACAGGTGAAAGGCAACGTCATCACCACCATCCTACTTGAGATGCGAAAGGGGATGCGACTATGAGGATTCATGAACGGGTGAAAACAGCCCTTCAAGATATAGGCGTACCTGTATCTTTTCAAACCTATCAGGGAAACGCGAAGACGTATGTAACATTCTTTCAATACATGGAACAGCCCAGCCTGCACCAGGATGATGCGATTGGGTTGTCCGTTCATTATATACAGGTGGATTTGTGGTCCAACGGTGACTACCTGGACTTGGACGCGTTGATTCAAACGAAGATGGAAGCGGCCGGATTTCGCTTTTTAACCGGCTATGATCAGTACGAACAAGACGTGAAGATGTACCACAAAAGTTTACGATACGCATTTGAAGAGGAGGGAGCTTCATGGCACAAGTAGGATTAAAGGATTTACATGTGGCGATTTTAGTGGAGGACACGAAAGATGCCCTGGAGTATGAACTGCCGGAGAAGATGATCGGCGGAATTAACGCGACCATCAACCCGACGGTGAATACACAGGAGCTCTATGCCGATGATCAGCTTTGGGAATCGGTGTCGGCACTCGGAAAGATCGACGTAGAGATTGAAACAGCGGAATTGGCGTTAAGTACCCGCGCGAAAATTGGCGGGCATACGATTAAAGACGGGGTATTGATTGAAAAGGCCACGGACATCGCCCCGCACGTGGCACTTGGATTTAAGAGTATTAAGTCCAACGGCAAATACCGCTACGTCTGGCTGTTAAAAGGTGTCGCGGAACCGATGGCGGAAGACTATGCCACCAAATCCGACAGCATCGAGCATAAGACGCCAAAGCTCAAGTTCACGTTCATGCCACGGGCGAAGGATAGCCAGTGGAAACAAACGGCGGATGAAGACGGGGACGGCTTTTCTGGGGAAGAAACGTGGTTTGAACACGTACCAGGCGACACAACGATTGAAGATACGGGTGTATAAAAAGGAGGAGCATAAGACATGCATGTAACATTAACGATCAATCAGGCACCGCGCACGTTTCAAAACGGGATGGTGAGTGCGCGGATGCTCAGGCGTACGATTGAGATCACGCAGACGATGGACTTCGACAACATGAGCGTGGACGACTTGGATACGATGGTCGGCTACTTGGTCGAGCTCTTTCATCATCAGTTCACGATCGATGACGTCTATGACGGACTGGCGTCGAAGGACCTGATCCCCACGCTCATCGCCTGCATCAATGAAGTGGTAGGGGATATGAGTGACGCGACGACAGGTGATGAAAAAAACGCATAGCGGGGGCGCCGATGACCCCGAGGCAATTCATCGATCAGCTCTACTTGTCCTTGCTCGAACAAGGGTGGAAGCTTTCAGACATTGATGAAATGGACGTATTCTACTATCTCCATTTACTCAAGGTCAAAGCAAAGACCCAACAAACGTATATCGACGATGTGCTGTAACACCTGACACGGGTGTTTTTATTTTGGTTTCAGGGAGGTGAGCGGATGGCAGACGTTGGCCAGTTACATGTGAAAGTGGGGCTCGATAGCACCGGCTTCCAAAACGGGATCGGGAAGTTGAACCAGGAAATGCGCAAGGTCCAGTCGGAGTTTAAGTTCGCCTCCTCCCAGATGGGCAAGCACGGATCCGGGCTGGATCAGTTGAAAGTGAAGTCGGACTCGTTAACGAAGCAAAAAGAGCTCCAGCGCCAAAAAGTCGAAGCCTTGAAAGCCGCTCACGAACGCTCCGTGGAAACCAAAGGGGCCGATGCCAAGGCCACAGGAGACTTAGAGATCAAGCTGAACAATGCCCAAGCCGCATTAGAGGGCATGGACCAAGAGCTTGCGAACATCAACCGGGAGATCGAGATCCAATCGTCGAGCTGGTATGAACTCGGTCAGACGCTCGAGCCAATCGGGCAAAAGATGCAAGACGTCGGGAAGCGGATGGAGACCATCGGACAGGACCTCACCAAAAAGGTCACATTGCCGATTGTCGGGATTGGGGCGGCGGCGGTGAAGATCGGCTCGGACTTTGAAGCGGGGATGAGTCAGGTGCAGGCGATTTCGGGAGCCTCCGGTGACGAACTGGACAAACTCGCAGATAAAGCGAAGGAGATGGGTTCCTCCACCAAGTTCAGTGCCACCGAATCGGCGGAAGCGATGAACTACATGGCGATGGCCGGTTGGGACACCTCGCAGATCATGGGTGGTTTGGACGGGGTGATGATGCTTGCCTCAGCCAGTGGTGAGAGCCTGGCCTCGGTTTCAGATATTGTGACGGATGCCCTCACCGCTTTTGGGATGGAAGCCAGTGAAGCAGTAGACTTTGCCGATCTCTTAGCCAGTGCGTCGAGTAATGCGAATACGAACGTCGGCATGCTCGGGGAGTCGTTCAAGTACGTAGCGCCGCTGTTTGGCTCGTTGGGCTATTCATCGGAGGATGCGGCTCTGGCCCTTGGGCTCATGGCAAATGCCGGGATTAAGGGTAGCCAGGCCGGTACGTCCCTTCGTGGCGCGATCACACGGCTCACGAATCCAACTGGAGATGCGGCCGCCCTGATTGAAGACCTCGGCATTCAGATGACGGACGCGCAGGGAAACATGTTGCCGTTTGATGAGGTCATTGGTCAGTTACGATCCTCGTTCGGTGGTCTGACGGAAGAACAACAGGCGCAATACGCATCGACGATCTTTGGCCGGGAAGCGATGAGTGGGATGCTCGCGATCATCAATGCCACCGAGGATGATTACCAGAGTCTTACCGATGCGACGCGGGACTATAACGGTGCCGCAGGTGAAATGGCCGAAGTGATGCAGGATAACTTGCAAGGGCAGCTCACCATTTTAAAGTCGCAGTTAGAAGGTGTGGCCATTGAGATCTTTGAGATTCTCGTCCCGCATTTGCGCACGATGGTGGACTACCTTCAGCGCGCTGTGGAGTGGTTTTCGAACCTGAATCCTGGCACGCAGGAAGCGATTGTGAAGGTGGCCGCATTGGCTGCGGCGTTAGGTCCGGTGTTACTGATCGGCGGCAAGATGGTTGGTACCGTCGGCACGCTCATTTCACTCTTTTCAAAGTTCTCCCTCGCTATGGCTGGGAAGACGGCGGCGGTTGGCGGGGCTGCCACAGCGACAGGTGGTCTAGTGGCGGTGAAAGGGATGCTCGCCGCGGCGTTTACGGCTTTGACGGGCCCGATTGGCATTGCCGTGGCCGCAATTGTCGGGATCACGGCCGTCGGTGTGGCGCTATGGCGGAACTGGGATACGGTCAAAGAGAAGGCGGGTGAACTCGGGCAAGCCGTCAGTGAACGCTGGTCGAATCTGCGTGAGCGAACAAGTGAAGCCTGGGGCAACATGACGGAGAACATCCGAGAGCGTTGGTCGGATATCGGGGAACGAACCTCGGAATCCCTCTCGAGTATGCAGGATCACATGAGCACGGGCTGGTCGAATTTGCAGGAAAACACCCGTGAACGCTGGGCCGGGATTCGTGAGAACCTATCCGAATCCTGGGGGTCCATGTGGTCGAATACGACAGAATCGCTCGCCAATATCAGGGAGCGGGTCGGTACCTCGTGGCAAAGTGTCCGGGATCGTACCTCTTCAACATGGGGTGAACTCCGTTCCAATACGTCATCTTCTTGGTCTGACATGCAAAGCAGTATTGATCGCCATGGTGGCGGGATTCGTGGCGTCATTGGCAGCTACACCGAACGCTACAAGTCCACGTGGCGGAATGCTTTAGGACAGATGGATACGATGACGGGAGGGAACTTCTCCAACATCCGTTCACATGTGTCGAATGCGTTCAATCGGATTAATGAATCGATCCGCGACGGGATCAACCGGGTTCGTGAATGGAACAATACCTCCGTGAAAGAAAAAGTGTTCAGTATTACCGAGCGGGTACGAAACATCTTCAGTAGTGGCGGTTCGGTGGCGAAGAACTTCAGTGGCACGAGCTTCTTCCCCGGCGGGATGACAATGGTCGGGGAACTGGGTCCGGAGCTGGTGGAGTTACCTAGAGGATCGCGGATCCATAACGATGTGGAAACGAGTCGCATGATGAACGGTGAAAGTCAGAGCAATCAAGGATTGTCCATTTCCATCGAGCAGTTCGTGAACAACTCGGATAAAGACATTGAACAGCTGGCATATGAACTCGAATTTTACCGGCAGCGCATGACACAAGGAAGGGGGCGGGGATGATGATGCAATTCACCTTTGATGGCAAGAAGAGCTTTGATGATTTCGGTGTGGTCGTGGCGAAGCGGCCAATGATCCCGTCCCCGAAGCGGCGGGTGACGTTCATGGATATTCCCGGTCGCCATTCAAGTGTCAGGCATGACGAAGAGACGTATGAGGACATCACGATTATGGTGGAGTGTAACCTTTCCAAGCGAACAGGCCCCTTATATGAGCAGGTCGATGCCATCAAAGCATGGCTCTTTGGAGCTGGTGAAGCGGATCTAGTGTTCAGCTATGAACCGGACAAGGCGTATCAGGCCCAGGTCGTGAACGCGATTGATTTTACGACGCACCTCCGGCAAGCCGGGACGTTTCCGGTCCTGTTTCACTGTCGGCCGTTTAAGGTGGAGACGGTTCCGAGCACCCTCATTTATACGTCCAGCGGTCAAACGATTCAAAACCCTGGAACGGTGGCAAGTGCCCCGATCATCACAATTGTTGGCGGTGGCTCGATTGATCTTACCGTCAATGGTCAAAGTACAACGCTTATCAATGTAGAGGACAAGATCATCTTGAACAGCGACCTGCAGGAGTGTTACAACGAGGCGATTCAAAATGAGAACGAGAAGATGACGGGACCGTTTCCGATCCTCATGCCAGGGGCGAATACCATCAGCTGGTCCGGCAGTGTATCACAGGTGGACATTGTGTCGAACTGGCGGTGGTTGTGATGATCATCCTCTATGGTAAGAAGGAGGCATCCTTTACGTCGAACGGCATCGCCGTCTTACATGAATGCCAGAGCTGCATCGTGGAAGAAAAGTTGAATGGATCCTATGAACTTTCATTGACCTATCCGTTATCGAAACGAAAGGCCAAGCTCATTGAACCGTTTCAGGTGATCAAAGCGGCAGGCCAGCTGTTTCGCATTTATCACGTCGAGAAAGACAGTCGCGGGCACCTGCTTCAAGTGAATGCCCGGCACATCTTTTATGATCTCAGTTACGCCTTCATTGAAGAGCTGGTGATGGAGGACGTGACGGGGCAAGGTGCTGTGAATGCGATCATGGCTGAATACGACGGACCTCAACCGTTCAGCGTGACGAGCACCATGACCGCTACACACAGCCAATACGTCCGAGAACGAAGTGTGGCCGATGCTTTATTTTTAGTGATCAACCGCTGGCGGGGAGAGTTGTATCGGGATAACTTCAACATCAGTTTAAAAGAAGCGGTCCCAAATGATCAGGGCGTGACGATCCGGTACGGCAAGAACATCGCCGGGATCAAAGAGCGGATCCAGACAGATAAGGTTTTGACGGCCATTTACCCTGTCGGTGCGAATCGCCTGACGCTGCCGGAGAAGGTCTTAACGAATGCGCAGTGGGACAGCGCCCAATATCCGGATTTCAAGATGGTGAAAAAGGTGAGCTTTCAGGAG
This genomic window from [Bacillus] selenitireducens MLS10 contains:
- a CDS encoding phage major capsid protein — protein: MNQAMALREERAKTWEKAKAYLDENKTKEGRLSAEHKEVYERMEQEITDLGKDIERIERYEAMERELSKPINEPMTTKPQGADRDKTGRASDEYRQSFWRAMRKQGGYEVQNALKIGTDSEGGYLAPDEFERTLIEALEEENIFRSMAKVITTSSGDRKIPVVASKGTASWVDEEGAIPESDDAFGQVSIGAYKVATMIKVSEELLHDNVFNLESYIAKEFARRIGAKEEEAFFTGDGTGKPTGIFNETGGGQVGVTAASATAITVDEIMDLFYSLRSPYRKKAAFVTNDSTVKLIRKLKDGNGQYLWQPSIQAGQPDTILNRPVKTSAYVPIAESGAKSMAFGDFGYYWVADRQGRSFQRLNELYAVTGQVGFRATQRVDGKLILPEAIKLLKQKG
- a CDS encoding phage head closure protein, with translation MDIGDLRHRITLMSKNVETNENGFEVVTWQEVDEVWAHVANLTARDFFSASRVQMQHTVLFTIRYHPDVDESLRIRFLEKVYRLTGIDQKQYKNRFMELKALEVDADESGNDGHG
- a CDS encoding head-tail connector protein; its protein translation is MVLSLEDVKTYLRVDGDEEDALITFLIQAATELCEEILRYEIEDIAQEPAMVKQAILYGIANMYEKREGTYYYLRDEGGGIEDTMRMMRIFLSGHRKAGW
- a CDS encoding phage terminase small subunit P27 family, whose protein sequence is MTQRGRKPKPTALKALEGNPGKRDLNPHEPKPEKKAPRCPSWLEPEAKKEWRRMVKQLEQLGILTEVDMAAFAGYCQAYARWKEAEEFITKHGTIVKTPSGYWQQVPQVSIAQSYLKIMNRFCEQFGLTPSSRSRITADKPMESSDPMELMLFKGGGKDV
- a CDS encoding terminase TerL endonuclease subunit; this translates as MYDKAKADHAVNFINCLKHTKGQWRGVPFDLLPWQDQIIRDVFGTVKENGYRQYNTAYVEIPKKNGKQLALDTPIPTPDGWSTMVELQVGDQVIDEKGNPCNVVARSEIDDTEQAYRITFRDGQSIVAGERHLWQVQVMNNGQREKLLTTGELYKKQQKVKTKNRAIFRIPVVDAFSLPERSLPVDPYLFGYWIGNGCATKPEITVRRDDVEAVQREVPYPLHNHYPQEGNSDILVYHALKPVLVSHFKDKRIPAAFTRASKAQRLRLLQGLMDSDGCVSTEKGQSIYVTILPELAKDVQDVLGSLGIKNTLGETPSTRNGVPTGETCYLVRFTAFQDLNVSALDRKLNRSRERNPTTRSHFHYIAAIEKAEPTPMRCIQVDSPSRLYLAGRSMVPTHNSELAAAIALLMTCGDAEWGAEVYGCASDRQQASIVFDVAVEMVEQSPALRKHIKPVMSMKRLVYKPTNSFYQVLSAEAFTKHGLNVHAVVFDELHAQPNRDLYDVMTKGSGDARNQPLFFLITTAGNDRNSICYEVHQKAIDLEAGRKVDPSFYSAIYGVADDDDWADEANWYKANPSLGHTIDIEKVRIAFQSARENPAEENLFRQLRLNQWVKQSTRWMPMEKWDACGTDVDPESLKGRVCYGGLDLSSTTDVTAFVLLFPPRTEDENYIVLPYFWVPDENLKQRVRRDHVPYDIWEQQGHLQTTEGNVVHYGFIETFIEELGTKYNIKEIAFDRWGAVQMVQNLERMGFNVIPFGQGYKDMSPPSKELMKLTLEEKIQHGNHPVLRWMMDNIFVKTDPAGNIKPDKEKSTERIDGAVALIMALDRAIRNEDKASVYEDRGILFL
- a CDS encoding head maturation protease, ClpP-related; translated protein: MRTFWNWENREDGRTLHLDGVIAEETWFGDEVTPAAFKEDLMADKGDITVWINSPGGDVFAASQIYNMLMEYPGQVTVKIDGVAASAASVIAMAGTKVLMSPVSMMMIHNPMTMAIGDSSEMKRAMEMLREVKESIMNAYELRTELPRTRLAKLMDDESWFNAKKAVELGFADEVLFTGEESPEPAVSMLYNQSAVVNTFLKQFPSAPPDNDTDVQALYDRLRLLQ
- a CDS encoding phage portal protein; translation: MNIPFLNKLFPSRASPKNSLFGSTYSFFFGGSSSGKSVNETTAMQTTAVYACVRVLAETIASLPLHVYTHTDNGKDKAFDHPLYFMLHDEPNPEMTSFVFRETMVSHLLLWGNAYAQVIRDGRGQVLALYPLLPDRMTVDRNAKGQLFYEYRKDTGSVLLKPEEVLHIPGLGFDGLVGYSPVAMAKNAIGMAIATEEYGAKFFSNGANPGGVLQHPGVVKDPRKIRESWNSVYQGSSNAHRVAVLEEGMTFQSIGIPPDQAQFLETRKYQTEEICRIFRVPPHLVGNLDRATFSNIEHQSISFIDNTIMPWVSRLEQAMKRALLSPDEKKQYLIKFNLNGRLRGDAGSRAQFYQIMRQNGVMSANDIRELEEMNRIPDDEGGSKYLVNGNFVDMAKAGAWTGQYEDKQEREEENT